A window of Mycolicibacterium madagascariense genomic DNA:
ACGCTGCTGACCCGCACCACCAACGACGTCCAGCAGATCCAGGTGCTGCTGCAGATGACGTGCACCATGCTGATCACCGCCCCCATCATGTGCGTCGGGGGCATCGCGATGGCGCTGCACCAGAACGCCGGGTTGTCCTGGCTGCTGGTGATCAGCGTGCCGGTGCTGGGGTTGTCCAACTACAGGATCGTGTCGCGGCTGCTGCCGATCTACCGCACCATGCAGGGCCTCATCGACGGCATCAATCGCGTGTTGCGCGAACAGCTTTCGGGCATCCGCGTCATCCGCGCCTTCGCCAGGGAGCCGTTCGAGCGGACCCGCTTCGGCGAGGCCAACGACGCGCTGGCCGACACCGCGCTGTCGGTGGGTCGACTGCAGGCGCTGCTGCTGCCGGTCACCACCCTGGTCATCAACGTGTCCAGCGTGGCGCTCATCTGGTTCGGCGGTCTGCGCATCGACTCCGGTGAGATGCAGGTCGGGTCGCTGATCGCATTCCTGTCCTACTTCATGCAGATCCTGATGGCCGTGCTGATGGCCACGATCCTGCTGGTGATGCTGCCGCGTGCCACGGTGTGCGCCGAACGCATCACCGAGGTGCTGACCACGACACCGGCCATCACGAGCCCGCCGGAACCCGCCCGACCCGCGGCGGTGACGGGGCTGCTCGAGGTCGCACACGCGGCGTTCAGCTATCCCGGTGCGGATCGTCCCGTGCTGCAGGGGGTTTCGTTCACCGCCCGCCCCGGGACGACGACCGCGGTGGTGGGGTCGACGGGCTCGGGCAAGTCGACGCTCGTCTCGCTGATCTGCCGGCTGTTCGACGTCACCGCGGGCTCGATTGCCGTGGACGGCATCGACGTTCGCGATTACGACGTCGAGGAGCTGTGGTCGACGATCGGGCTCGTGCCCCAGCGCGGCTTCCTCTTCTCGGGCACGGTCGCGGCGAACCTACGCTACGGCAAGGCCGACGCGACCGACGACGAGATGTGGGAGGCGTTGCGCGTCGCGTCGGCCGACGCATTCGTCTCCGCCCACCCCGATGGACTGGACATGCGTGTCGCGCAGGGCGGCATCAACTTCTCGGGCGGGCAGCGGCAACGGTTGGCGATCGCCAGGGCGGTCATCCGCCGACCCGCGATCTACCTGTTCGACGACGCGTTCTCCGCACTCGACGTCCACACCGACGCCCACGTGCGCGCCGCGCTGCGCGAGGTCGCCGCCGCCGCGACGGTCGTGATCGTCTCGCAACGGATTTCGACGGTCGCGGCGGCCGATCAGATCGTCGTGATCGACGACGGCGCCGTCGTCGGCGTGGGGTCGCACTCCGCGCTGCTCGCCGACTGCCCGGTGTACGCCGAGTTCGTCGACTCCCAGACGCTGGCCGGGGCCGCCCCGGCGGTGACGTCGCGACCCGCGGGTCCGCAGTGACGCGCTCGG
This region includes:
- a CDS encoding ABC transporter ATP-binding protein, coding for MLMRLLRRYAGPYRTAIIVVASFQVVSSLASLFLPTVNAKIIDDGVARGDTHAIVELGAIMLGVTALQVLCAVGAVYFGSRVGMGFGRDLRAAMFHHVTGLSAEETARFGAPTLLTRTTNDVQQIQVLLQMTCTMLITAPIMCVGGIAMALHQNAGLSWLLVISVPVLGLSNYRIVSRLLPIYRTMQGLIDGINRVLREQLSGIRVIRAFAREPFERTRFGEANDALADTALSVGRLQALLLPVTTLVINVSSVALIWFGGLRIDSGEMQVGSLIAFLSYFMQILMAVLMATILLVMLPRATVCAERITEVLTTTPAITSPPEPARPAAVTGLLEVAHAAFSYPGADRPVLQGVSFTARPGTTTAVVGSTGSGKSTLVSLICRLFDVTAGSIAVDGIDVRDYDVEELWSTIGLVPQRGFLFSGTVAANLRYGKADATDDEMWEALRVASADAFVSAHPDGLDMRVAQGGINFSGGQRQRLAIARAVIRRPAIYLFDDAFSALDVHTDAHVRAALREVAAAATVVIVSQRISTVAAADQIVVIDDGAVVGVGSHSALLADCPVYAEFVDSQTLAGAAPAVTSRPAGPQ